In Ostrea edulis chromosome 4, xbOstEdul1.1, whole genome shotgun sequence, a single window of DNA contains:
- the LOC125671685 gene encoding uncharacterized protein LOC125671685, translating into MRTQMPCLTKSKVLCMIKTQVPHHMKEAVLRLTINQISYLTKLYLRLLTETKLPHLIRTNLFCMTKTQVRSLIATYLPHLKKKLDTMSDQDTLTFLGQNPATSCEKDTASTSDRHYATMSEQQTPSRSDKNPAALSDQVIGNISEQNAVNFSDQNAVIFSDQNLDTMSDQNLATVSHHTTTTTFVQYQDSMFYQNTDSTFVKHKATTSDQNVAIMSDQAQTFSFEQTAVTTSVQTTVSNSAHNAAVMPDQSILTMSDWNPVTMSDVQNQASMFDQRRASTSGQNQLSCLTKPQHLHKMQLSCLT; encoded by the coding sequence ATGAGAACCCAAATGCCATGTCTGACAAAATCCAAGGTACTTTGCATGATAAAAACCCAGGTCCCACACCATATGAAGGAAGCGGTACTACGACTGACAATAAACCAGATATCATATCTGACCAAACTCTACCTGAGGCTTTTGACGGAAACCAAACTTCCACATTTGATCAGAACCAATCTGTTTTGTATGACCAAAACCCAGGTACGAAGTCTGATAGCAACTTACCTAccacatttgaaaaaaaaactagatACCATGTCTGACCAGGACACACTTACCTTTCTTGGCCAAAATCCAGCAACTTCATGTGAGAAAGACACAGCCTCCACATCTGACCGACACTATGCCACTATGTCTGAACAGCAGACACCTTCTAGATCTGACAAGAATCCCGCTGCATTATCTGACCAGGTCATAGGCAACATATCGGAACAGAATGCAGTTAACTTCTCTGACCAAAACGCAGTTATCTTTTCTGACCAGAACTTAGATACTATGTCTGACCAGAACCTAGCTACCGTGTCTCACCATACCACAACAACCACATTTGTACAGTACCAAGATTCCATGTTTTACCAAAACACGGATTCCACGTTTGTTAAACACAAAGCTACCACGTCTGACCAAAATGTAGCTATCATGTCTGACCAAGCCCAAACCTTCAGTTTTGAACAAACTGCAGTTACTACATCAGTGCAAACCACAGTATCAAACTCTGCTCATAATGCAGCTGTCATGCCTGACCAAAGCATTCTTACCATGTCTGATTGGAACCCAGTTACCATGTCTGATGTACAAAACCAAGCTTCCATGTTTGACCAACGCAGGGCTTCAACGTCTGGACAAAACCAGCTATCATGCCTGACCAAACCACAACATCTGCACAAAATGCAGCTATCATGTCTTACCTAA
- the LOC125671683 gene encoding beta-1,3-galactosyltransferase 1-like, translating to MRTCVRFLTWRRCRKTFSSPYIFFVIPLSFWLFARQLPLHMPVSAVTESPMNPLNNFLRYAYSENFPRKGCPFSLNFTHLLNGTEVRKSHGNSVLFQCAPPLNTYDIRKKKLKFIALLYPLELDIVELVKAQLEGKEVINEAINPHNFDYIHNGQFICEKSLSLILVVKSGVNNFSNRQVIRETWGNVSYYQAVKIVFLLGYKKDMQGQVDTEALEYGDVVQEDFVDSYSNNTLKTIMGLNWVSQYCSRAKLSFYVDDDVFIIVNNLQKIGKFANPQSDMLFGKALSTSVPYRDNTSKWFVSWEDYPFDSYPRYLAGFAYIMSADVVKKFVLAIPYIKPIQIDDTYLGIIAEKLKITPKNQVGFYTRSPGPVTTAAARMNFLRTVAFHRISCPDSMMQTWKEYCKQSKSFCTPEQT from the coding sequence ATGCGAACATGTGTCAGATTTCTCACGTGGCGAAGATGCAGGAAGACCTTTTCCAGTCCGTACATCTTCTTCGTCATTCCGCTGTCCTTCTGGCTCTTTGCTCGTCAGCTGCCGCTCCACATGCCTGTTAGTGCAGTGACGGAGAGCCCCATGAATCCGCTAAACAACTTCCTCAGATACGCCTATTCCGAGAACTTTCCACGTAAAGGATGccctttttctttaaattttactCATTTGCTAAACGGTACAGAGGTACGCAAGTCTCATGGAAATAGTGTACTGTTTCAGTGTGCGCCCCCGTTAAATACATATGATATACGAAAAAAGAAGCTGAAGTTTATAGCTCTTCTCTACCCTCTAGAACTAGATATTGTAGAATTAGTGAAAGCACAACTTGAGGGCAAGGAAGTTATCAATGAAGCCATCAACCCACACAATTTCGATTACATTCATAATGGACAATTCATATGTGAAAAGTCTTTATCTCTGATTCTAGTCGTAAAATCTGGAGTAAATAATTTCTCGAACCGCCAAGTCATACGGGAGACTTGGGGAAATGTAAGCTATTATCAGGCTGTTAAAATAGTCTTTCTCCTTGGTTATAAAAAGGATATGCAAGGACAAGTGGATACCGAAGCTTTGGAGTATGGGGATGTTGTACAAGAAGATTTTGTGGACAGTTACTCAAACAACACACTGAAAACTATCATGGGACTCAACTGGGTCTCCCAATACTGCTCAAGAGCAAAACTTAGTTTTTACGTAGACGATGATGTTTTCATCATTGTAAATAATCTTCAAAAAATCGGGAAATTTGCGAATCCTCAATCTGATATGTTGTTTGGTAAAGCCCTGTCCACTTCCGTGCCCTACAGAGACAATACGTCCAAGTGGTTTGTATCTTGGGAAGACTATCCATTTGACAGTTATCCAAGATATCTGGCAGGGTTCGCTTATATCATGTCTGcagatgttgtgaagaaatTCGTTCTCGCTATTCCCTACATTAAACCCATACAAATTGACGACACGTATTTGGGAATTATTGCAGAGAAACTGAAAATTACGCCCAAGAATCAAGTGGGGTTCTATACGAGGTCTCCCGGGCCGGTGACCACCGCAGCTGCGAGAATGAATTTTCTGAGAACGGTAGCGTTTCACAGAATATCGTGTCCAGATTCTATGATGCAAACGTGGAAAGAATATTGCAAACAATCTAAATCATTTTGTACTCCGGAACAAACTTGA